A region of Streptomyces sp. NBC_00654 DNA encodes the following proteins:
- a CDS encoding nicotinate phosphoribosyltransferase: MNSADLGRRVGVPSTALFTDQYELTMVQAALKAGTADRRSVFEAFTRRLPEGRRYGVVAGTGRVLDAVENFHFDDEMIGFLRQQRVVDEPTLEWLAGYRFSGDIWGYPEGEVYFPGSPILRVEGSFAECVLLETVILSILNHDSAIAAAASRMSAAAGGRGLIEMGARRTHELSAVASARAAYVGGFDTTSDLAAGFRYGIPTVGTSAHAFTLLHDSERDAFQAQVDSLGRNTTLLVDTYDVTEAVRTAVEIAGPELGAVRIDSGDLLLVAHRVRQQLDELGATGTKIVVTSDLDEYAIASLAAAPVDAYGVGTQLVTGSGQPTCSMVYKLVARAASADPGETMRPVAKKSLGAKSSVGGRKWAARRLDEHGVAEAEVVGTGPVPEELAGRQLLVELVRGGEVVAREPLEAARERHVAARKGLPMSAIQLSRGEPVIPTEYM, translated from the coding sequence ATGAACTCAGCGGACCTTGGGCGACGGGTCGGTGTGCCGTCGACCGCACTCTTCACCGACCAGTACGAGCTGACCATGGTGCAGGCAGCCCTGAAGGCCGGCACCGCGGACCGGCGCTCGGTTTTCGAGGCCTTCACCCGGCGGCTGCCGGAAGGGCGGCGCTACGGCGTCGTGGCGGGCACCGGGCGGGTGCTCGACGCCGTGGAGAACTTCCACTTCGACGACGAGATGATCGGCTTCCTGCGCCAGCAGCGCGTCGTCGACGAGCCCACGCTCGAATGGCTGGCCGGTTACCGCTTCAGCGGCGACATCTGGGGCTACCCGGAGGGCGAGGTGTACTTCCCCGGCTCGCCGATCCTGCGGGTGGAGGGCTCCTTCGCCGAGTGCGTGCTGCTGGAGACCGTGATCCTGTCGATCCTCAACCACGACTCGGCGATCGCCGCGGCGGCCTCCCGGATGTCGGCCGCGGCGGGCGGCCGCGGGCTGATCGAGATGGGCGCCCGCCGCACGCACGAACTGTCGGCCGTCGCCTCGGCGCGCGCCGCGTACGTCGGCGGCTTCGACACCACCTCCGACCTGGCGGCGGGCTTCCGCTACGGCATCCCGACCGTCGGGACCAGCGCCCACGCGTTCACCCTGCTGCACGACAGCGAGCGCGACGCGTTCCAGGCACAGGTGGACTCGCTCGGCCGGAACACGACGCTGCTGGTCGACACGTACGACGTGACCGAGGCGGTCCGCACGGCGGTCGAGATCGCCGGGCCCGAGCTCGGCGCGGTCCGGATCGACTCCGGTGACCTCCTGCTGGTCGCGCACCGCGTACGGCAGCAGCTGGACGAGCTGGGCGCCACCGGGACGAAGATCGTGGTGACCTCGGACCTGGACGAGTACGCCATCGCCTCGCTGGCCGCGGCGCCGGTCGACGCCTACGGGGTGGGCACGCAGCTGGTCACCGGGAGCGGACAGCCGACCTGTTCCATGGTCTACAAGCTGGTCGCCCGCGCCGCCTCCGCCGACCCCGGCGAGACGATGCGGCCGGTCGCGAAGAAGTCGCTCGGCGCGAAGTCGTCGGTGGGCGGACGCAAGTGGGCCGCGCGCCGGCTGGACGAGCACGGGGTGGCCGAGGCCGAGGTCGTCGGCACCGGCCCGGTGCCCGAGGAGCTGGCCGGGCGGCAGCTGCTGGTGGAGCTGGTACGGGGCGGCGAGGTGGTCGCCCGTGAACCCCTGGAGGCGGCCCGCGAGCGGCATGTCGCCGCGCGGAAGGGGCTGCCGATGTCGGCGATCCAGCTGTCCCGCGGCGAGCCGGTGATCCCGACCGAGTACATGTGA
- a CDS encoding isochorismatase family protein codes for MHRALIVVDVQNDFCEGGSLAVAGGADVAAAITDLIGEAQAVYRHVVATRDHHIDPGDHFSDRPDFEHSWPVHCVAGTEGVGFHPNFAPAVASGAIDSVFDKGAYAAAYSGFEGLDENGVGLAQWLRDRSVTEVDVVGIATDHCVRATALDAAREGFTTHVLLDLTAGVAGATTQRALEELRDAGVELTGKPVVAGPR; via the coding sequence ATGCACCGCGCCTTGATCGTCGTGGACGTTCAGAACGACTTCTGCGAGGGCGGCAGCCTCGCGGTGGCGGGCGGCGCCGATGTCGCCGCCGCCATCACCGACCTGATCGGCGAGGCCCAGGCCGTCTACCGCCATGTGGTGGCCACCCGGGACCACCACATCGACCCGGGCGACCACTTCTCGGACCGGCCCGACTTCGAGCACTCCTGGCCGGTGCACTGTGTGGCCGGTACGGAGGGTGTGGGCTTCCACCCGAACTTCGCCCCCGCGGTCGCCTCCGGCGCCATCGACAGCGTGTTCGACAAGGGGGCGTACGCCGCGGCGTACAGCGGCTTCGAGGGGCTCGACGAGAACGGGGTCGGGCTCGCCCAGTGGCTGCGCGACCGCTCCGTCACCGAGGTCGACGTGGTCGGCATCGCGACCGACCACTGCGTCCGGGCCACCGCCCTGGACGCCGCCCGCGAGGGCTTCACCACCCATGTACTGCTGGACCTGACCGCCGGAGTCGCCGGGGCGACCACGCAGCGGGCGCTGGAGGAGCTCCGCGACGCGGGCGTGGAGCTCACCGGCAAGCCGGTCGTCGCCGGACCCCGGTAG
- a CDS encoding immune inhibitor A domain-containing protein yields the protein MTTKRRALRATAVVVAMAATAATASAFATAQADDKTSGSGASIVDRRDPAPEKGQEHNLEGPFSEQQDAQRQAALEQVLSGDKKVSNRSGSKVVKLDNKKYVELGREKTDKIFTILVEFGDKVDDTTMFDPDGDGPKPPVKKYGGTPGPVHNKIAKPDPKKDNSTAWQADYNQKHFQDLYFGEGEGVDSLKTYYEKTSSGRYSVDGEVSDWVKVPYNEARYGSNYCGSSNCANVWDTVRDGVNAWVADQKAKGRTLEQIKADLAQYDEWDRYDFDGDGNFNEPDGYIDHFQLVHAGEDESAGGGAEGTNALWAHRWYAYGTNAGATGPAGNKAGGAEIGDTGIWVGDYTAQPENGGLGVFAHEYAHDLGLPDLYDTSNNGENSVGFWSLMSAGSWLGTGTGEIGNLPGDMTSWDKLQLGWLDYDKAKAATKSTHKLGVAEYNTKNKQALVVELPEKAVTTTVTKPAEGSKQWWSDMGDDLSNTLTRSVDLTGKSAASLDLSGWYDIEADYDYLYTEVSENGGSSWTALDGTADGKALPRDASDKPALTGVSGAVQKLSFPLNAYAGKKIDLRFRYQTDGGAGGKGFTADAITITADGAALLTDNAEGDDNGWTAKGFSRIGESFTNDYPQYYIAENRQYVSYDKTLKVGPYNFGFSQSRPDWVEHYAYQNGLMVWLWDTSQKDNNTSAHPGQGLILPVDSHAKPLKWKDGSVLRNKIQPFDAPFSWWPNQGFTLHNADVPLKIKPSLGVPVFDDRKGTYWYEENPTGSVKVSDTNTRISIVSEPLNGSTITVKVGPSTK from the coding sequence GTGACCACTAAGAGACGGGCGCTCCGCGCCACCGCTGTTGTCGTGGCCATGGCCGCGACGGCCGCGACAGCGTCGGCATTCGCCACCGCCCAGGCAGACGACAAAACGTCGGGCTCGGGCGCGTCCATCGTCGACCGCCGTGACCCGGCACCGGAGAAGGGCCAGGAACACAACCTGGAAGGCCCCTTCAGCGAGCAGCAGGACGCCCAGCGTCAGGCGGCGCTGGAGCAGGTTCTCTCCGGCGACAAGAAGGTGTCGAACCGCAGCGGCTCCAAGGTCGTCAAGCTCGACAACAAGAAGTACGTCGAGCTCGGCCGGGAGAAGACCGACAAGATCTTCACCATCCTGGTGGAGTTCGGCGACAAGGTCGACGACACGACCATGTTCGACCCGGACGGCGACGGCCCCAAGCCGCCCGTCAAGAAGTACGGCGGCACGCCCGGACCGGTGCACAACAAGATCGCCAAGCCGGACCCCAAGAAGGACAACAGCACCGCCTGGCAGGCCGACTACAACCAGAAGCACTTCCAGGACCTCTACTTCGGTGAGGGCGAGGGTGTCGACTCGCTCAAGACCTACTACGAGAAGACGTCCTCCGGGCGCTACTCGGTCGACGGTGAGGTCTCGGACTGGGTGAAGGTCCCGTACAACGAGGCCCGCTACGGCTCCAACTACTGCGGTTCGAGCAACTGCGCCAACGTCTGGGACACCGTCCGTGACGGCGTCAACGCCTGGGTCGCCGACCAGAAGGCCAAGGGCCGCACCCTGGAGCAGATCAAGGCCGACCTCGCGCAGTACGACGAGTGGGACCGTTACGACTTCGACGGCGACGGCAACTTCAACGAGCCCGACGGCTACATCGACCACTTCCAGCTGGTCCACGCCGGCGAGGACGAGTCCGCCGGCGGCGGCGCCGAGGGCACCAACGCCCTCTGGGCGCACCGCTGGTACGCCTACGGCACCAACGCCGGAGCGACGGGCCCGGCGGGCAACAAGGCCGGTGGCGCCGAGATCGGTGACACGGGCATCTGGGTCGGTGACTACACCGCGCAGCCCGAGAACGGCGGCCTGGGCGTCTTCGCCCACGAGTACGCCCACGACCTCGGTCTGCCGGACCTGTACGACACCTCCAACAACGGCGAGAACTCGGTCGGCTTCTGGTCCCTGATGTCGGCGGGCTCCTGGCTCGGCACCGGCACCGGCGAGATCGGCAACCTGCCGGGCGACATGACCTCGTGGGACAAGCTGCAGCTGGGCTGGCTCGACTACGACAAGGCCAAGGCCGCCACGAAGTCGACGCACAAGCTGGGCGTCGCGGAGTACAACACCAAGAACAAGCAGGCGCTCGTCGTCGAGCTGCCCGAGAAGGCCGTCACCACGACTGTCACCAAGCCCGCCGAGGGCTCGAAGCAGTGGTGGAGCGACATGGGCGACGACCTGTCGAACACCCTGACCCGCTCGGTCGACCTGACCGGCAAGTCCGCCGCGTCGCTGGACCTTTCGGGCTGGTACGACATCGAGGCCGACTACGACTACCTCTACACCGAGGTGTCGGAGAACGGCGGCTCCAGCTGGACCGCGCTCGACGGCACGGCCGACGGCAAGGCGCTCCCGCGCGACGCCAGTGACAAGCCGGCCCTGACCGGTGTCTCCGGCGCCGTCCAGAAGCTCTCCTTCCCGCTGAACGCCTACGCCGGCAAGAAGATCGACCTCCGCTTCCGCTACCAGACGGACGGCGGCGCGGGCGGCAAGGGCTTCACGGCCGACGCCATCACGATCACCGCCGATGGTGCCGCGCTCCTCACGGACAACGCCGAGGGCGACGACAACGGCTGGACCGCCAAGGGCTTCTCGCGGATCGGTGAGTCGTTCACCAACGACTACCCGCAGTACTACATCGCCGAGAACCGTCAGTACGTGTCGTACGACAAGACCCTCAAGGTCGGCCCGTACAACTTCGGCTTCTCGCAGAGCCGTCCGGACTGGGTGGAGCACTACGCCTACCAGAACGGTCTGATGGTGTGGCTCTGGGACACCTCCCAGAAGGACAACAACACCTCCGCCCACCCGGGCCAGGGTCTGATCCTGCCGGTCGACTCGCACGCCAAGCCGCTGAAGTGGAAGGACGGCTCGGTCCTGCGCAACAAGATCCAGCCGTTCGACGCGCCGTTCAGCTGGTGGCCGAACCAGGGCTTCACCCTGCACAACGCCGACGTGCCGCTGAAGATCAAGCCGTCGCTGGGCGTCCCGGTCTTCGACGACCGCAAGGGGACGTACTGGTACGAGGAGAACCCGACGGGCAGCGTCAAGGTTTCTGACACCAACACCCGGATCTCGATCGTCAGCGAGCCGCTCAACGGCTCGACGATCACCGTGAAGGTTGGTCCGTCGACCAAGTAA
- a CDS encoding RDD family protein — MSNDQPTPGQPPEDDDPFLKKPQEPPPPSAGSPYGSAPPPPPPPPYEPGGYGGYGGADPLAGMPPLAQPGKRIVARLIDFLIVSIPLYLISLPWGGAIDVTSDNGDDGFGDAVSNSYSGHQLVWSLIGLVVYVAYDTYFTHKDGRTIGKRLLKLRVAMLNDGRVPDTNPSLMRAVVLWLPALLCCPCLWWLINIVLMFTDKPYRQGLQDKAAKTVVVSVP; from the coding sequence ATGAGTAACGACCAGCCGACGCCCGGCCAGCCGCCCGAGGACGACGATCCGTTCCTCAAGAAGCCGCAGGAGCCCCCGCCGCCGTCAGCGGGTTCGCCGTACGGCAGTGCCCCTCCGCCGCCCCCGCCCCCGCCGTACGAGCCGGGGGGCTACGGCGGATACGGCGGGGCGGACCCGCTGGCCGGGATGCCGCCGCTGGCCCAGCCGGGCAAGCGGATCGTGGCGCGGCTGATCGACTTCCTCATCGTCTCCATCCCGCTGTATCTGATCTCGCTTCCCTGGGGCGGCGCGATCGACGTCACGTCGGACAACGGCGACGACGGGTTCGGCGACGCCGTCAGCAACTCCTACAGCGGGCATCAGCTGGTGTGGTCGCTGATCGGACTGGTGGTCTACGTCGCGTACGACACGTACTTCACCCACAAGGACGGCCGGACCATCGGCAAGCGGCTGCTGAAACTGCGCGTCGCGATGCTCAACGACGGGCGGGTGCCGGACACCAACCCGTCGCTGATGCGGGCCGTGGTGCTGTGGCTCCCGGCACTGCTGTGCTGCCCGTGTCTGTGGTGGCTGATCAACATCGTGCTGATGTTCACCGACAAGCCCTATCGGCAGGGGCTCCAGGACAAGGCGGCGAAGACCGTTGTGGTCAGCGTCCCGTAG
- a CDS encoding RDD family protein, whose product MSAPTPAPGDESPREGYYPDPSIPGYVRYWNGAAWVPGTSRPAPQGEATPAPQPTASAPLVEETGPIFFDEVGETGGPDGVPDGANGLTAPGGPGGPGQGAPARPEPEPASVWQADTSRQTGFGGARDRRVSWGGPEAASGRPDPAGADPRTPADSARPERAEPAPADPRVSGAPDPMGGALPAMRDGGGSGGGSRDGRGSRDSGGAEGRPPTDGTVTIRAVGGGARTPRPRDAGPVPADGTMTIRATTPVAGPPGIMPGGPSQGPQGPQAVQPSQTPQAPQVLQGPQAPQSPQAPQSPQASQQPQVPQPTRVQVPARTTALPSAPPPAALPAPLPAATQGPVQVPGPAQAAAQVPAPVPAPGPGGSASWGQQVHQPARPEQHQPQGQHQPHQQQMQSQQQVPAAQQVPAQQQAGAGADQPVVPWKPPVDDPFQQLARAQTSARPAGLGKRFAARLLDSVVLGAVVGAVSFPLVTRALDHIDEKITAAKQSGETVTVWLVDATTAGLFGAVLGALLVLGFLLEALPTAKWGRTLGKKLLGLEVRDIESHDSPTLGAALRRWLVYGVLGILVIGVFNVLWCLIDRPWRQCWHDKAARTFVAG is encoded by the coding sequence ATGAGCGCCCCAACCCCGGCACCCGGTGACGAAAGCCCCCGCGAGGGGTACTACCCCGACCCCTCCATTCCTGGATATGTCCGGTACTGGAACGGTGCGGCCTGGGTACCCGGTACGAGCCGGCCCGCGCCCCAGGGCGAAGCCACTCCCGCGCCGCAGCCGACCGCCTCCGCCCCCCTGGTGGAGGAGACCGGCCCGATCTTCTTCGACGAGGTCGGCGAGACGGGCGGTCCGGACGGTGTGCCGGACGGAGCGAACGGGCTGACCGCGCCGGGCGGACCGGGTGGACCGGGGCAGGGCGCTCCCGCCCGTCCGGAGCCGGAACCGGCATCCGTCTGGCAGGCCGACACCTCCCGGCAGACCGGCTTCGGCGGCGCCCGCGACCGGCGCGTCTCCTGGGGCGGCCCGGAAGCGGCGTCCGGCCGGCCGGACCCGGCGGGTGCCGATCCGCGCACCCCGGCCGACAGCGCGCGGCCCGAACGCGCCGAACCGGCCCCGGCGGACCCGCGCGTGTCCGGCGCCCCGGACCCGATGGGCGGCGCCCTGCCGGCGATGCGGGACGGCGGCGGCAGCGGCGGTGGCAGCCGTGACGGTCGTGGCAGCCGTGACAGTGGCGGTGCCGAGGGCCGTCCGCCGACCGACGGTACGGTCACGATCCGCGCCGTGGGCGGTGGTGCCCGCACCCCGCGACCGCGCGACGCGGGACCGGTACCCGCCGACGGCACGATGACGATCCGCGCGACCACCCCGGTCGCCGGTCCGCCGGGCATCATGCCGGGCGGTCCGTCGCAGGGGCCGCAGGGGCCGCAGGCGGTGCAGCCGTCTCAGACGCCCCAGGCACCCCAGGTGCTCCAGGGCCCGCAGGCCCCGCAGTCACCGCAGGCCCCGCAGTCACCGCAGGCTTCACAGCAGCCTCAGGTGCCTCAGCCGACCCGGGTGCAGGTGCCTGCGCGGACGACCGCGTTGCCGTCCGCCCCTCCGCCCGCCGCGCTGCCCGCGCCTCTGCCCGCCGCGACCCAGGGCCCGGTGCAGGTGCCCGGCCCTGCCCAGGCCGCCGCCCAGGTCCCTGCTCCCGTGCCCGCCCCCGGACCCGGCGGCTCGGCCTCGTGGGGGCAGCAGGTCCACCAGCCGGCCCGGCCGGAACAGCACCAGCCACAGGGCCAACACCAGCCGCACCAGCAGCAGATGCAGTCCCAGCAGCAGGTGCCCGCCGCACAGCAGGTGCCTGCCCAGCAGCAGGCCGGTGCCGGGGCGGATCAGCCCGTCGTGCCCTGGAAGCCCCCGGTCGACGACCCCTTCCAGCAGCTCGCCAGGGCCCAGACGTCGGCGCGGCCCGCCGGGCTCGGCAAGCGCTTCGCCGCCCGGCTGCTCGACAGCGTGGTACTCGGCGCGGTCGTCGGTGCCGTCAGCTTCCCGCTGGTCACCCGGGCACTGGACCACATCGACGAGAAGATCACCGCGGCGAAGCAGTCCGGTGAGACGGTCACCGTCTGGCTCGTGGATGCCACCACGGCGGGTCTGTTCGGGGCCGTGCTCGGCGCGCTCCTGGTGCTCGGCTTCCTCCTGGAGGCGCTGCCCACCGCCAAGTGGGGCCGTACGCTCGGCAAGAAGCTCCTCGGCCTCGAAGTGCGCGACATCGAGTCGCACGACTCGCCCACCCTGGGGGCGGCCCTGCGGCGCTGGCTGGTCTACGGGGTGCTGGGCATCCTTGTCATCGGTGTGTTCAACGTGCTGTGGTGCCTGATCGACCGCCCCTGGCGCCAGTGCTGGCACGACAAGGCGGCCCGCACCTTCGTGGCGGGCTGA
- a CDS encoding SsgA family sporulation/cell division regulator — MLNVVERELELKLVLSPERSIPVPARLTYRTDDPYAVHIAFHIGSESPVHWTFARELLVEGVFRPCGHGDVRIWPTKINDRNVICVALTSPDGNALLEVPSAAVAAWVERTLRVVPPGTESERLGLDDALAELLAPLPADDLWLSDPWSADESPSQDGEA; from the coding sequence ATGCTGAACGTCGTGGAACGCGAGCTGGAACTGAAGCTGGTCCTGTCGCCCGAGCGCTCCATCCCCGTACCCGCCAGGCTGACTTACCGCACCGACGACCCGTACGCCGTGCACATCGCCTTCCACATCGGCTCCGAGTCCCCCGTGCACTGGACGTTCGCCCGGGAACTGCTGGTGGAAGGGGTGTTCCGGCCGTGCGGACACGGAGACGTACGCATCTGGCCGACCAAGATCAACGACCGTAACGTCATCTGTGTCGCCCTCACCTCCCCCGATGGCAACGCCCTGCTGGAGGTGCCGTCGGCCGCCGTGGCCGCGTGGGTGGAGCGGACGCTGCGGGTGGTGCCCCCGGGTACGGAGAGCGAGCGGCTGGGCCTCGACGACGCGCTCGCCGAGCTGCTGGCGCCGCTCCCGGCCGACGACCTGTGGCTGAGCGACCCGTGGTCCGCGGACGAGTCGCCCTCCCAGGACGGTGAGGCGTGA
- a CDS encoding FAD-binding oxidoreductase: MNDLLAQLRAGLPAEALITDPDVTSSYAHDMAGFCDAGSPAVVVLPRTVEQVQHVMRTATALRVPVVPQGARTGLSGAANASDGCIVLSLVKMDRILEISPVDRIAVVEPGVINAVLSRAVNEHGLCYPPDPSSWEMCTIGGNIGTASGGLCCVKYGVTAEYVLGLEVVLADGRLLTTGRRTAKGVAGYDLTRLFVGSEGSLGIVVKAVLALKPKPPRQLVLAAEFPSAAAACDAVCAIMERGHTPSLLELMDRTTVRAVNAMAGMGLPDSAEALLLCAFDTPDPASDLAAVGELCTAAGATEVVPADDKAESELLLQARRMSLTALETVKSATMIDDVCVPRSKLGAMLEGTAAIAERFGLTIGVCAHAGDGNTHPVVCFDHMDPDESRRARESFDEIMALGLELGGTITGEHGVGVLKKEWLARELGETGVELQRGIKTVFDPLGLLNPGKLF, from the coding sequence ATGAACGATCTCCTCGCACAGCTGCGTGCCGGTCTGCCCGCCGAGGCTCTGATCACCGATCCGGACGTCACGTCCTCGTACGCCCACGACATGGCGGGCTTCTGCGACGCGGGTTCCCCGGCCGTCGTCGTGCTCCCGCGCACGGTCGAGCAGGTCCAGCACGTCATGCGCACCGCCACCGCGCTGCGCGTCCCGGTCGTTCCGCAGGGTGCCCGTACCGGCCTGTCGGGCGCGGCCAACGCCTCCGACGGCTGCATCGTGCTCTCCCTGGTGAAGATGGACCGGATCCTGGAGATCAGCCCGGTCGACCGGATCGCCGTCGTCGAACCGGGTGTCATCAACGCCGTGCTGTCACGCGCGGTGAATGAACACGGCCTCTGCTACCCGCCGGATCCCTCCAGCTGGGAGATGTGCACCATCGGCGGCAACATCGGCACCGCGTCCGGCGGCCTGTGCTGCGTCAAGTACGGGGTCACCGCCGAATACGTCCTCGGTCTCGAAGTCGTCCTCGCCGACGGGCGGCTCCTGACCACCGGGCGCCGTACGGCCAAGGGCGTCGCCGGCTACGACCTCACCCGGCTCTTCGTCGGCTCCGAGGGCAGCCTGGGGATCGTCGTCAAGGCCGTCCTCGCGCTGAAGCCGAAGCCTCCGCGGCAGCTCGTCCTGGCTGCCGAATTCCCCTCCGCGGCCGCTGCCTGCGACGCGGTCTGCGCGATCATGGAGCGCGGTCACACCCCCTCACTCCTCGAACTGATGGACCGTACGACCGTGCGCGCGGTCAACGCGATGGCCGGCATGGGCCTCCCCGACTCCGCCGAGGCGCTGCTGCTCTGCGCCTTCGACACGCCCGATCCGGCGTCCGACCTGGCGGCCGTCGGCGAACTGTGCACCGCCGCGGGCGCCACCGAGGTCGTCCCCGCCGACGACAAGGCCGAGTCCGAACTCCTGCTCCAGGCCCGCCGGATGTCGCTCACCGCGCTGGAGACCGTCAAGTCCGCCACGATGATCGACGACGTGTGCGTACCGCGCTCGAAGCTCGGAGCGATGCTGGAGGGCACCGCGGCCATCGCCGAGAGGTTCGGCCTCACCATCGGCGTCTGCGCCCACGCCGGCGACGGCAACACCCATCCCGTCGTCTGCTTCGACCACATGGACCCCGACGAGTCCCGCCGGGCCCGTGAGTCCTTCGACGAGATCATGGCGCTCGGCCTCGAACTGGGCGGCACCATCACCGGCGAGCACGGCGTCGGGGTCCTGAAGAAGGAGTGGCTCGCCCGCGAGCTGGGCGAGACCGGGGTCGAGCTGCAACGCGGAATCAAGACGGTCTTCGATCCGCTCGGTCTCCTCAACCCCGGCAAACTCTTCTGA
- a CDS encoding lipopolysaccharide assembly protein LapB, with the protein MDVTPQQDPDPRQPPEPPSPFPPRTADAKDLPAAPQDPGKGATAVPPPPPTARTTLRRATLGAVAAAVLVAGAVVAVPDGGQDGPKVPGPVERARAAATAGSPASLSDLTALIGDRQKWVEEHPSDAPSWAVLGTAYVEWGRRSADAAYYARAETALRRSLEEQPGERGNGEAWVGLAALANARHDFVAAKRWGETVRAREPKTWSTYPVLIEAYNGLGDQRAAGTATERFGQLRKGVPALARTAEMYRAQGWREDALATAREAADRATTPVEKAQSLHRLGDLAWERGEPEEAVAQYDAALRTDSGQHASLAGRARALAALGRADEALDAYQAAVAELPRAEYALELGELYEALGLDGDARSQYARMRTLLSRSKAAGVNESLLRARYESDHGDADTAVELLRAEWSRQHRSAAVADALGWALHRAGRSQEGLEYARRAVDTGVRNASYVYHLGTIERELAQYGAARRHLEEALRTNPAFSPLDAPRAEEALDALGEPAPGGPKDMQPPPKPAPEPEPEPEPEPEPEADTGTAKPAPSRQTPSSPASPTPRPSSPASTEPGAAGPAAASTAAPSALSAPSAAGTPSGR; encoded by the coding sequence ATGGATGTCACGCCGCAGCAGGACCCGGACCCCCGCCAGCCGCCCGAGCCGCCGTCCCCCTTCCCGCCGCGCACGGCGGACGCGAAGGATCTCCCGGCCGCTCCCCAGGATCCCGGGAAGGGCGCGACCGCGGTCCCGCCCCCGCCGCCCACCGCACGTACGACGCTGCGCAGGGCCACGCTCGGCGCGGTCGCCGCGGCCGTTCTGGTGGCCGGTGCGGTGGTGGCCGTTCCGGACGGCGGGCAGGACGGCCCGAAGGTGCCGGGACCGGTCGAGCGGGCCCGAGCGGCGGCGACCGCCGGCTCCCCGGCCTCGCTCTCGGACCTGACCGCGCTCATCGGGGACCGGCAGAAGTGGGTGGAGGAGCATCCGTCCGACGCGCCTTCGTGGGCGGTGCTGGGCACGGCGTACGTGGAGTGGGGGCGGCGTTCCGCGGACGCGGCGTACTACGCGCGGGCCGAGACGGCCCTGAGGCGTTCGCTGGAGGAACAGCCCGGCGAACGCGGCAACGGGGAGGCCTGGGTGGGCCTGGCCGCACTCGCCAACGCCCGGCACGACTTCGTCGCGGCGAAGCGGTGGGGCGAGACCGTACGGGCCCGGGAACCGAAGACCTGGAGCACGTACCCGGTCCTGATCGAGGCGTACAACGGCCTGGGCGACCAGCGGGCGGCCGGCACGGCGACGGAGAGGTTCGGGCAGCTGCGCAAGGGGGTTCCGGCGCTGGCCCGGACCGCCGAGATGTACCGCGCCCAGGGCTGGCGGGAGGACGCGCTGGCCACCGCCCGCGAGGCGGCGGACCGGGCCACCACCCCCGTCGAGAAGGCGCAGTCCCTGCACCGCCTCGGCGATCTGGCGTGGGAGCGCGGCGAGCCGGAGGAGGCCGTGGCGCAGTACGACGCGGCGCTGCGCACGGACAGCGGCCAGCACGCGTCGCTGGCGGGCCGGGCCCGCGCCCTGGCGGCCCTGGGCCGTGCCGACGAGGCGCTGGACGCGTACCAGGCGGCGGTGGCGGAGCTGCCCCGCGCGGAGTACGCCCTCGAACTGGGCGAGCTGTACGAGGCGCTGGGCCTGGACGGCGACGCCCGCAGCCAGTACGCGAGGATGCGCACCCTGCTGTCACGGTCGAAGGCCGCCGGGGTCAACGAGTCCCTGCTCCGGGCGCGTTACGAGAGCGACCACGGCGACGCGGACACGGCGGTGGAGCTGCTGCGCGCGGAGTGGTCCCGGCAGCACCGCAGTGCGGCGGTGGCGGACGCGCTGGGCTGGGCGCTGCACCGTGCGGGCCGGTCGCAGGAGGGGCTGGAGTACGCCCGGCGGGCCGTCGACACGGGGGTCCGGAACGCCTCGTACGTGTACCACCTGGGCACGATCGAACGGGAGCTGGCCCAGTACGGTGCGGCCCGCCGCCATCTGGAGGAGGCCCTGCGCACCAACCCGGCCTTCTCCCCGCTGGACGCGCCCCGCGCCGAGGAGGCCCTGGACGCGCTGGGGGAACCCGCGCCGGGCGGCCCGAAGGACATGCAGCCCCCGCCGAAGCCGGCCCCCGAGCCCGAGCCCGAGCCCGAGCCGGAGCCGGAGCCGGAGGCCGATACCGGGACGGCGAAGCCCGCCCCGTCGCGGCAGACCCCCTCCTCCCCCGCCTCCCCGACGCCCCGGCCGAGCAGCCCGGCATCCACGGAGCCGGGCGCGGCGGGCCCGGCGGCGGCGTCCACGGCCGCCCCGTCCGCCCTGTCCGCCCCGTCCGCTGCGGGGACACCGTCCGGCCGCTGA